One window from the genome of Hordeum vulgare subsp. vulgare unplaced genomic scaffold, MorexV3_pseudomolecules_assembly, whole genome shotgun sequence encodes:
- the LOC123415198 gene encoding PR5-like receptor kinase isoform X2 codes for MAVVSATSALHLLPLLLLLLVITGEAATLGITNQCSYTVWPAVVPGGGRQLDPGEAWVLDVPAGNTSGRVWARTGCTFHGEGNVSSCQTGDCGGLLACTAYGRPPSTLGEFAFGGLNAVDSFDISFMDGFNVPMDFLPVPVQVQGRAGCVKGPRCPANITSQCPTELKAPGGCNSACRVLKQDKYCCTGSAAHNCSTTNYSVFFKKMCPDAYSYPKDDPSSTFSCPTGTNYQVVFCPLMNQAMSPPAESPVALPAPIGPTSMKPKSSTVTRVVTILAPVGSFILLTVVFLLAYFICKRRTHRQHEMEEEEEFGELQGTPIRFTYQQLKAATEQFADKLGEGGFGSVFKGKFGDEMIAVKRLDRAGQGKREFSAEVQTIGRIHHINLVSLIGFCAEKSYRLLVYEYMHKGSLDRWIYCRHDNDAPPLDWSIRCKIITHIAKGLSYLHEECTKRIAHLDVKPQNILLDDEFNAKLSDFGLCKLIDRDMSQVVTRMRGTPGYLAPEWLTSQITEKADVYSFGVVVMEVISGRKNLDTSRSEESIHLITLLEEKVKNDHLVDLIDRNSNDMQAHKQDAIQMMKLAMWCLQIDCQRRPKMSEVVKVLEGAMSADNNIDHNFVVARNVISSVPPLSSHVSGPN; via the exons ATGGCAGTGGTGAGTGCCACTTCggctctccacctcctgcctctcctcctcctcc TCCTCGTTATCACGGGCGAGGCCGCCACACTAGGAATCACCAACCAATGCTCCTACACCGTGTGGCCGGCCGTCGTGCCGGGAGGTGGCCGGCAGCTCGATCCAGGGGAGGCATGGGTGCTGGACGTCCCCGCCGGCAACACATCCGGCCGCGTCTGGGCACGGACGGGCTGCACGTTCCATGGCGAAGGTAACGTGTCGTCGTGCCAAACTGGTGACTGCGGCGGCTTGCTCGCCTGCACAGCCTATGGCCGGCCGCCCAGCACGCTCGGTGAGTTCGCGTTTGGCGGCCTCAACGCCGTGGATTCCTTCGACATCTCCTTCATGGACGGCTTCAACGTGCCCATGGACTTCCTGCCGGTGCCGGTTCAGGTTCAAGGAAGGGCAGGGTGCGTCAAGGGGCCGCGCTGTCCAGCCAACATCACATCGCAGTGCCCAACAGAGCTGAAGGCTCCGGGGGGTTGTAACAGTGCATGCAGGGTGTTGAAGCAGGACAAATACTGCTGTACCGGGAGCGCGGCACACAATTGCAGCACCACCAACTACTCGGTCTTCTTTAAGAAGATGTGCCCAGATGCCTACAGCTACCCCAAGGATGATCCCAGCAGCACTTTCAGTTGCCCGACGGGCACCAACTACCAGGTCGTCTTTTGTCCCCTGATGAATCAAGCAATGTCGCCTCCAGCTGAAAGTCCCGTGGCTCTGCCTGCGCCTATTGGGCCAACAAGCATGAAACCAAAATCCTCCACTGTAACAAGAGTTGTGACAATTCTAGCTCCTGTAGGCAGCTTCATTTTGCttaccgtcgtcttcctcctcgcctacTTTATATGTAAGCGGAGAACACATAGACAAcatgagatggaggaggaggaagagtttgGGGAGCTACAAGGAACACCAATCAGGTTCACATATCAACAGCTAAAAGCAGCAACCGAGCAATTTGCAGACAAGCTAGGGGAAGGAGGATTTGGGTCTGTTTTCAAGGGAAAATTTGGGGATGAAATGATTGCAGTAAAACGTTTGGATCGAGCTGGTCAGGGCAAAAGAGAATTTTCTGCAGAGGTTCAGACAATTGGCAGGATTCATCATATTAATCTGGTGAGTTTGATTGGTTTCTGTGCAGAGAAATCCTATAGGCTCCTGGTGTATGAGTATATGCACAAAGGATCCTTGGATAGATGGATCTATTGTCGACATGACAACGATGCTCCTCCTTTGGATTGGAGCATCCGGTGCAAAATTATCACTCACATAGCTAAGGGTCTCTCTTATCTTCACGAGGAGTGCACAAAACGGATTGCTCATTTGGATGTCAAACCACAAAACATCCTCTTAGATGATGAATTCAATGCTAAACTTTCTGATTTTGGACTATGCAAGCTCATTGATAGGGATATGAGCCAGGTGGTTACTAGAATGAGAGGCACACCTGGATATTTAGCTCCTGAATGGTTAACATCGCAAATCACAGAAAAGGCTGACGTCTACAGCTTTGGTGTTGTGGTCATGGAAGTCATCAGCGGAAGAAAGAACCTCGACACTTCCCGGTCAGAAGAGAGCATCCATCTTATTACCCTATTGGAGGAAAAGGTTAAAAACGACCACTTGGTAGATTTGATTGACAGGAACAGCAACGACATGCAAGCACATAAGCAGGATGCAATTCAGATGATGAAGCTCGCGATGTGGTGTTTGCAGATTGATTGCCAAAGAAGGCCTAAAATGTCTGAGGTGGTCAAGGTCTTGGAAGGTGCCATGAGTGCAGACAACAATATTGATCATAACTTTGTTGTTGCTAGGAATGTGATCTCCTCAGTTCCACCTCTATCTTCACATGTATCGGGGCCCAACTGA
- the LOC123415198 gene encoding PR5-like receptor kinase isoform X1, protein MGAASALFLFILVITGEAATLGITNQCSYTVWPAVVPGGGRQLDPGEAWVLDVPAGNTSGRVWARTGCTFHGEGNVSSCQTGDCGGLLACTAYGRPPSTLGEFAFGGLNAVDSFDISFMDGFNVPMDFLPVPVQVQGRAGCVKGPRCPANITSQCPTELKAPGGCNSACRVLKQDKYCCTGSAAHNCSTTNYSVFFKKMCPDAYSYPKDDPSSTFSCPTGTNYQVVFCPLMNQAMSPPAESPVALPAPIGPTSMKPKSSTVTRVVTILAPVGSFILLTVVFLLAYFICKRRTHRQHEMEEEEEFGELQGTPIRFTYQQLKAATEQFADKLGEGGFGSVFKGKFGDEMIAVKRLDRAGQGKREFSAEVQTIGRIHHINLVSLIGFCAEKSYRLLVYEYMHKGSLDRWIYCRHDNDAPPLDWSIRCKIITHIAKGLSYLHEECTKRIAHLDVKPQNILLDDEFNAKLSDFGLCKLIDRDMSQVVTRMRGTPGYLAPEWLTSQITEKADVYSFGVVVMEVISGRKNLDTSRSEESIHLITLLEEKVKNDHLVDLIDRNSNDMQAHKQDAIQMMKLAMWCLQIDCQRRPKMSEVVKVLEGAMSADNNIDHNFVVARNVISSVPPLSSHVSGPN, encoded by the coding sequence ATGGGCGCCGCTTCCGCTCTCTTCCTCTTCATCCTCGTTATCACGGGCGAGGCCGCCACACTAGGAATCACCAACCAATGCTCCTACACCGTGTGGCCGGCCGTCGTGCCGGGAGGTGGCCGGCAGCTCGATCCAGGGGAGGCATGGGTGCTGGACGTCCCCGCCGGCAACACATCCGGCCGCGTCTGGGCACGGACGGGCTGCACGTTCCATGGCGAAGGTAACGTGTCGTCGTGCCAAACTGGTGACTGCGGCGGCTTGCTCGCCTGCACAGCCTATGGCCGGCCGCCCAGCACGCTCGGTGAGTTCGCGTTTGGCGGCCTCAACGCCGTGGATTCCTTCGACATCTCCTTCATGGACGGCTTCAACGTGCCCATGGACTTCCTGCCGGTGCCGGTTCAGGTTCAAGGAAGGGCAGGGTGCGTCAAGGGGCCGCGCTGTCCAGCCAACATCACATCGCAGTGCCCAACAGAGCTGAAGGCTCCGGGGGGTTGTAACAGTGCATGCAGGGTGTTGAAGCAGGACAAATACTGCTGTACCGGGAGCGCGGCACACAATTGCAGCACCACCAACTACTCGGTCTTCTTTAAGAAGATGTGCCCAGATGCCTACAGCTACCCCAAGGATGATCCCAGCAGCACTTTCAGTTGCCCGACGGGCACCAACTACCAGGTCGTCTTTTGTCCCCTGATGAATCAAGCAATGTCGCCTCCAGCTGAAAGTCCCGTGGCTCTGCCTGCGCCTATTGGGCCAACAAGCATGAAACCAAAATCCTCCACTGTAACAAGAGTTGTGACAATTCTAGCTCCTGTAGGCAGCTTCATTTTGCttaccgtcgtcttcctcctcgcctacTTTATATGTAAGCGGAGAACACATAGACAAcatgagatggaggaggaggaagagtttgGGGAGCTACAAGGAACACCAATCAGGTTCACATATCAACAGCTAAAAGCAGCAACCGAGCAATTTGCAGACAAGCTAGGGGAAGGAGGATTTGGGTCTGTTTTCAAGGGAAAATTTGGGGATGAAATGATTGCAGTAAAACGTTTGGATCGAGCTGGTCAGGGCAAAAGAGAATTTTCTGCAGAGGTTCAGACAATTGGCAGGATTCATCATATTAATCTGGTGAGTTTGATTGGTTTCTGTGCAGAGAAATCCTATAGGCTCCTGGTGTATGAGTATATGCACAAAGGATCCTTGGATAGATGGATCTATTGTCGACATGACAACGATGCTCCTCCTTTGGATTGGAGCATCCGGTGCAAAATTATCACTCACATAGCTAAGGGTCTCTCTTATCTTCACGAGGAGTGCACAAAACGGATTGCTCATTTGGATGTCAAACCACAAAACATCCTCTTAGATGATGAATTCAATGCTAAACTTTCTGATTTTGGACTATGCAAGCTCATTGATAGGGATATGAGCCAGGTGGTTACTAGAATGAGAGGCACACCTGGATATTTAGCTCCTGAATGGTTAACATCGCAAATCACAGAAAAGGCTGACGTCTACAGCTTTGGTGTTGTGGTCATGGAAGTCATCAGCGGAAGAAAGAACCTCGACACTTCCCGGTCAGAAGAGAGCATCCATCTTATTACCCTATTGGAGGAAAAGGTTAAAAACGACCACTTGGTAGATTTGATTGACAGGAACAGCAACGACATGCAAGCACATAAGCAGGATGCAATTCAGATGATGAAGCTCGCGATGTGGTGTTTGCAGATTGATTGCCAAAGAAGGCCTAAAATGTCTGAGGTGGTCAAGGTCTTGGAAGGTGCCATGAGTGCAGACAACAATATTGATCATAACTTTGTTGTTGCTAGGAATGTGATCTCCTCAGTTCCACCTCTATCTTCACATGTATCGGGGCCCAACTGA